A window of Hevea brasiliensis isolate MT/VB/25A 57/8 chromosome 14, ASM3005281v1, whole genome shotgun sequence contains these coding sequences:
- the LOC131172956 gene encoding uncharacterized protein LOC131172956 → MGSDRRWMYARLKDGLLTSEFIEGIEQFITFAKQHPEWMDGDKLKCPCNHRKCQNRNYADENTIRLHLMKHGFVPYYYKWILHGEPRTSNIDSQNINVMIAESVQEVDNSTSNTYEQMRLQRLYASNATAKEMRWHAEHDHEDGVMCHCSDATTWKHFNKTHPSFAAEVRNEEYMFLTVLVPGPRNPKDKLDVYLQPLIAELKQLWEVGVETYDASKKNNFNMRVALLWTISDFPAYSMLSGWSTAGKTACPYCRDDSDAFTLTKGGKQSWFDNHHENNSCKAKNTGWKRRSIFWDLPYWSTNMLRHNLDVMHIEKNVFENIFNTVMNVEGKTKDNAKSREDLKEFCHRPELERDMATGKYPKACYTLDKQSKAVLCEWLKNLRFPDGYVSNMGRCIDMRKLKLFGMKSHDCHVFMQRLLPIAFRELLPKNVWQALTELSNFFRELTSTTLREEAMLQLNEEIPIILCKLERIFPPSFFDSMEHLPVHLAYEAWIAGPVQYRWMYPFERYLRKLKNNVKNKAKVEGSICNAYLVEEASSFCAHYFEPHVNTRHRKVPRNDDTVEHMDEHLANKSIFTHSSIFVNELHMANPNINDKQVDEKLEREFDKWFNKYVHNPSNNISSQFLKDLSKGPLRSVMSYNSYVVNGYKFHTKSHGSHRATMNSGVCIKGTNYSIDESDYYGQLIEVLRLEYTGLPIKRIVLFKCDWFDPTMNVGTNIHPKYKLVDINKKRSFNRYKPFVLAIQAAQVNYSIYPSLTHDKDEWWAMFKIKAISVIDLPNQVNVTTPPTREEPFQEDEMEDVEDEEELELDSESDEECDDVYDSDTN, encoded by the exons ATGGGATCAGATCGGAGATGGATGTATGCTAGGTTAAAAGATGGTCTATTGACCTCAGAATTCATAGAAGGTATTGAACAATTCATAACATTTGCTAAGCAACATCCAGAGTGGATGGATGGGGATAAACTGAAGTGTCCATGTAATCATCGAAAGTGTCAGAATCGTAATTATGCTGATGAGAATACAATTCGGTTACATTTGATGAAGCATGGATTTGTGCCATATTATTATAAATGGATTCTACATGGGGAACCCCGCACAAGTAATATTGATAGTCAAAACATAAATGTTATGATAGCTGAGTCTGttcaagaggttgataatagcaCAAGCAATACCTATGAGCAAATG AGATTGCAAAGATTATATGCTTCGAATGCAACAGCAAAAGAAATGAGATGGCATGCTGAGCATGACCATGAAGATGGGGTAATGTGTCATTGTTCAGATGCAACTACATGGAAGCATTTTAATAAAACACATCCTTCATTTGCTGCTGAGGTTCGGAAT GAAGAGTATATGTTCCTAACGGTACTAGTTCCTGGTCCGAGAAACCCAAAAGACAAATTGGATGTGTACTTACAGCCCCTTAttgcagagttgaaacagttgTGGGAAGTTGGAGTTGAGACATATGATGCATCAAAGaagaataattttaatatgaGGGTTGCGTTATTATGGACAATAAGTGATTTCCCTGCATATTCAATGTTATCCGGTTGGAGCACAGCAGGCAAGACTGCTTGTCCATATTGTAGGGACGATTCAGATGCATTCACATTGACAAAGGGTGGTAAACAATCATGGTTTGACAATCACC ATGAGAATAACAGTTGCAAAGCAAAAAACACGGGTTGGAAGAGACGGAGCATTTTTTGGGATTTGCCATATTGGAGTACTAACATGCTTCGCCACAACTTGGATGTCATGCATATAGAGAAAAAtgtatttgaaaatatttttaatactgtgATGAATGTTGAAGGGAAGACGAAGGACAATGCAAAATCAAGAGAAGATTTGAAAGAGTTTTGTCACCGACCTGAGTTAGAGAGGGATATGGCAACAGGAAAGTATCCTAAAGCATGTTACACATTAGACAAACAATCAAAAGCAGTGTTGTGTGAATGGCTTAAAAATCTTAGATTCCCAGATGGTTATGTGTCAAACATGGGTAGGTGTATAGACATGAGAAAACTAAAGTTGtttgggatgaaaagccatgattGTCATGTCTTTATGCAAAGATTACTCCCAATAGCATTTAGGGAATTGCTTCCAAAAAATGTGTGGCAAGCATTGACCGAATTGAGCAATTTCTTTAGAGAGTTAACTTCAACAACACTTAGAGAAGAAGCCATGTTACAGCTCAATGAAGAGATTCCTATTATATTATGTAAACTAGAGCGTATATTCCCTCCAAGTTTCTTTGACTCCATGGAACATCTCCCAGTGCATTTGGCTTATGAAGCATGGATTGCTGGTCCTGTGCAATATCGGTGGATGTATCCATTTGAGAG GTACCTTAGGAAGTTAAAaaataatgtgaaaaataaagccaaaGTGGAAGGTTCCATATGCAATGCATACTTAGTTGAAGAAGCATCGTCATTCTGCGCTCATTATTTTGAACCCCATGTCAACACAAGGCATCGAAAGGTTCCACGCAATGATGATACAGTCGAACATATGGATGAACATCTAGCCaataaatcaattttcactcattCCAG CATTTTTGTTAATGAGTTACACATGGCCAATCCAAATATCAATGATAAACAAGTTGATGAGAAACTAGAGCGTGAATTTGACAAGTGGTTCAATAAATATGTTCACAATCCCTCCAACAATATATCAAGCCAGTTTTTAAAGGATCtatcaaagggtccattaagaagTGTTATGTCCTACAATAGTTATGTAGTTAATGGTTATAAATTTCACACTAAAAGTCATGGTTCGCATAGGGCAACGATGAACAGTGGGGTATGCATTAAGGGGACTAATTATAGTATTGACGAGAGTGACTACTATGGACAGTTAATTGAAGTGCTACGATTGGAGTACACTGGATTACCAATCAAAAGAATtgtattgtttaaatgtgattggtttgatccAACAATGAATGTGGGAACAAATATTCATCCAAAATATAAACTTGTGgatattaataaaaaaagatCTTTCAATAGATATAAACCATTTGTTCTAGCTATCCAAGCTGCTCAAGTCAATTATTCGATATATCCAAGCTTAACACACGATAAGGATGAATGGTGGGCTATGTTCAAAATCAAAGCGATATCTGTTATTGATCTTCCTAATCAAGTGAATGTGACAACCCCCCCTACACGGGAAGAACCATttcaagaagatgaaatggaa gatgttgaagatgaagaagagctTGAGTTGGACTCAGAAAGCGATGAGGAATGCGATGATGTATATGATAGTGATACTAATTAG
- the LOC110655974 gene encoding uncharacterized protein LOC110655974, with the protein MRGNGRRGGLLGHSQSRQLPVQDESNDQLDQSTQGQPQVPSRSTGRSTPDPEGSTASTQHRATPPPPPPPPITPSSEPAIGSTSGHEGHSVGAAPISSMDGLSLTTFGRKKRIKLINGTLHPSEECAKKMKNIFKERMDPEGHCWKTITPETKEFYWDEFQKYFDWQEVTPLVKEAWRRKAAERYKALMCNVRKGKSKVIVPNSTMQKWKEAWSSPEFKAKSHQFTANRCSEIGGVGAGISRHTGGSVSHATHADRMEAKLGRRPFPYELFHKTHTRKGTSDMVDSRVQSIKDAFLALKEQSSQPQEGCNDPPIVDEVALYYQVVGGEKKNRVYGIGSQASIFYPSSSHGSSSSHPIAPSEAMEEEIQQLHRSVTLKDSLVAMEEIERQRELMIEERYRQRERTSRSACNK; encoded by the exons ATGCGAGGCAACGGTCGCAGGGGAGGTTTGTTGGGTCATTCACAGTCAAGGCAGTTACCTGTGCAGGATGAGTCCAATGATCAACTAGACCAATCTACACAGGGTCAGCCTCAGGTTCCTTCACGATCCACTGGGAGGTCGACACCAGATCCGGAGGGGTCTACTGCTTCAACACAGCATCGAGctacacctccacctccaccgccACCACCTATTACCCCATCTTCTGAGCCTGCAATTGGATCAACCTCTGGTCATGAAGGTCATTCAGTTGGGGCAGCACCAATATCATCAATGGATGGTCTATCACTCACTACATTTGGAAGAAAGAAACGAATAAAGCTCATTAATGGCAC GTTACATCCATCTGAGGAATGTGCTAAGAAGATGAAGAATATCTTCAAGGAGAGGATGGACCCAGAGGGGCACTGTTGGAAAACTATCACGCCTGAAACAAAAGAGTTTTACTGGGATGAATTTCag AAATACTTTGATTGGCAAGAGGTGACTCCACTGGTAAAGGAAGCTTGGAGGCGTAAGGCTGCAGAGCGCTACAAGGCGCTAATGTGCAATGTCAGGAAAGGAAAATCCAAGGTCATCGTGCCTAATAGTACAATGCAAAAATGGAAGGAGGCATGGAGTAGCCCAGAGTTTAAAGCCAAGAGCCATCAGTTCACTGCTAACCGCTGTAGTGAGATAGGGGGAGTTGGGGCAGGCATCTCTAGACACACAGGGGGTTCAGTTTCACATGCTACTCACGCAGATAGAATG GAAGCCAAGCTTGGCCGAAGACCTTTTCCTTATGAACTTTTCCATAAGACCCACACTAGGAAAGGCACCTCCGATATGGTTGATTCACGAGTACAATCAATTAAG GATGCATTTTTGGCGCTTAAGGAGCAGTCGTCTCAACCACAAGAGGGGTGCAATGACCCTCCTATTGTAGATGAGGTCGCACTATATTATCAAGTTGTGGGGGGGGAGAAGAAGAACAGGGTTTATGGCATTGGATCTCAAGCATCAATTTTTTACCCTAGCTCATCACATGGATCATCTTCATCGCATCCTATTGCGCCATCGGAGGCAATGGAGGAAGAGATTCAACAATTGCATCGATCTGTAACGCTCAAGGATAGTTTGGTTGCAATGGAGGAGATAGAACGACAACGAGAGTTGATGATAGAGGAGAGATATAGACAACGTGAGCGGACATCGAGGAGCGCATGCAACAAATGA